One Deltaproteobacteria bacterium genomic window carries:
- a CDS encoding sugar ABC transporter permease, with amino-acid sequence MKQQTLTLSGREARLAFWMLAPTFAIVFVIIIFPVVWNVWLSLKPVTLGDLRGASLFKFNLTVTNFLKVFTDPDFGTVFLTTIIYATLGSALSIFLGLIAALLVNGEFPGRSLLRGLFLSPYITPVVAVTFTWSFILDPQLGVLNWLAVDKGLFSQPIPFLSQRWWELNLLVGTVRIPLALTSVIFFEGWRYFPFAFLFLLARLQAIPEDLYQASAVDGASPFQRFRHVTLPQLYLVLANLFLFRFIWTFNKFDDIFLLTRGQAGTEVLTIKVYDYAFGEFNIGASSAVAIVLFVTLALFLIIYFRWIAREAQSFL; translated from the coding sequence ATGAAACAGCAAACGCTCACGCTCTCAGGCCGGGAGGCCAGGCTTGCCTTCTGGATGCTGGCCCCGACCTTTGCAATCGTTTTCGTTATCATCATCTTCCCGGTTGTCTGGAACGTCTGGCTGAGCCTGAAACCGGTCACTCTCGGAGATCTTCGAGGCGCTTCTCTTTTTAAATTTAACCTGACGGTAACAAATTTTCTTAAGGTTTTCACGGATCCGGACTTTGGAACCGTCTTCCTGACCACGATAATCTATGCCACGCTGGGGAGCGCCTTATCTATTTTTCTAGGATTGATTGCGGCTCTCCTTGTCAACGGGGAATTTCCCGGCCGCAGTCTGTTGAGGGGACTTTTTCTTTCCCCTTATATTACTCCAGTGGTGGCCGTCACTTTTACCTGGAGTTTTATTCTCGATCCACAACTTGGGGTCCTGAACTGGCTGGCGGTGGATAAAGGCCTCTTTAGTCAGCCGATCCCTTTCCTCTCCCAGCGCTGGTGGGAATTGAACCTGCTGGTGGGCACGGTGCGTATTCCCCTGGCGCTTACTTCGGTGATCTTTTTCGAAGGCTGGCGTTATTTCCCTTTCGCTTTCCTTTTTCTCCTGGCGCGACTTCAGGCCATACCTGAAGATCTTTACCAGGCTTCAGCAGTTGACGGGGCCAGTCCTTTTCAGCGTTTCCGCCACGTGACGCTTCCTCAGCTTTATTTAGTTTTGGCCAACCTCTTTCTCTTTCGCTTTATATGGACCTTCAATAAATTCGACGATATCTTCCTCTTGACCAGAGGGCAGGCCGGGACAGAGGTTCTAACGATCAAGGTCTATGATTACGCCTTTGGTGAATTCAACATCGGGGCCAGTTCAGCGGTGGCCATCGTCCTCTTTGTCACGCTGGCCCTCTTCCTTATTATCTACTTCCGCTGGATCGCCAGGGAGGCTCAAAGCTTTTTATAG
- a CDS encoding carbohydrate ABC transporter permease → MGKELNREKFEIMAIRILRIAGLVFFIIIVAFPFYWMLVSSFKSLEELLLKPANLWLDLRKLNLNAYSEVLFTHGFARYILNSTYVSIITVVLSVTLATIGGYAVTRLRFRGQGLMSLGILLIYMFPAIVLVIPLYVIFSKFGLRDSVNILVLVYLAQTLPVALYMLRSYFLTLPPEMEYAGLTDGCTRFGVIWRIVIPLSAPALASVALFTFMIAWNEFLFAFMFLDTPEKFTLSRGVVQLAASVHLSKQLVMAASVMVTVPILVLFLISERFLVRGLTAGAMKG, encoded by the coding sequence ATGGGCAAAGAATTAAATCGTGAAAAATTTGAAATAATGGCCATTCGCATCCTCAGGATAGCCGGTCTGGTGTTTTTCATCATCATCGTAGCCTTCCCTTTTTACTGGATGCTGGTCTCATCTTTTAAATCCCTGGAGGAACTCCTTTTAAAACCCGCTAATTTATGGCTGGACCTTCGAAAACTCAATCTTAACGCTTACTCTGAAGTTCTCTTCACACATGGTTTTGCACGATATATTTTAAACAGCACCTATGTCTCAATCATCACGGTCGTGTTATCTGTAACTCTGGCTACCATAGGCGGCTATGCCGTGACCCGACTTCGTTTCCGCGGACAGGGTTTGATGTCCTTGGGCATTTTGCTTATCTATATGTTCCCGGCCATTGTTCTGGTTATTCCGCTGTATGTTATATTTTCAAAGTTTGGACTTCGCGATTCAGTCAACATATTGGTCCTGGTGTATCTGGCGCAGACGCTTCCAGTAGCCCTGTATATGCTGCGAAGCTACTTCCTCACCCTTCCTCCTGAGATGGAGTATGCAGGATTGACGGACGGGTGCACCCGGTTCGGCGTGATCTGGCGTATCGTCATTCCTCTCTCAGCCCCGGCCCTGGCCAGCGTGGCCCTGTTCACTTTTATGATCGCCTGGAATGAGTTTCTTTTCGCCTTCATGTTTCTGGACACCCCTGAAAAATTTACCCTGTCACGCGGGGTGGTCCAGCTTGCTGCAAGCGTCCACCTGTCCAAACAGCTGGTTATGGCTGCTTCCGTTATGGTCACGGTTCCGATTTTGGTCCTCTTTCTTATTTCTGAACGTTTTCTGGTTCGTGGGTTGACCGCCGGGGCCATGAAAGGCTGA
- a CDS encoding ABC transporter ATP-binding protein, which yields MSSLTLKGITKRFGKVTALREANLHVEDGEFCVLLGPSGCGKSTLLNIIAGLIPQDEGLVLLDGEPVDQLSPRERDVAMVFQNYALYPHMTVAQNLGFGLRMRQVPKTMIQDQVLETARLLGIEDLLDRKPRELSGGQRQRVAMGRALVRRPRLFLLDEPLSNLDARLRASVRVELKQLHQQILGTITYVTHDQVEAMTLGDKVVVMKDGKIIQTGAPENIYEHPADTFVATFIGSPEMNLYKGRIVKKQGRLSFKGDGFILELVGLQTELEEGEVEIGIRPEDIKIGQKEAIVLEAKAEMLSNIGSEKYIHARLGQKNLTARAPKEVILRPGQAIPLTIDPARLHIFREGRSIERH from the coding sequence ATGTCATCACTGACTCTGAAAGGTATTACCAAGCGTTTTGGAAAAGTTACGGCCCTTAGAGAAGCGAATCTGCACGTTGAGGATGGAGAATTCTGTGTACTTCTGGGGCCTTCAGGCTGCGGGAAAAGCACCTTGCTTAATATTATCGCCGGTCTGATTCCTCAGGATGAAGGTTTGGTGCTTCTGGATGGTGAGCCTGTAGATCAGCTTTCCCCCAGGGAGCGCGACGTGGCCATGGTCTTCCAGAACTATGCCTTGTACCCGCATATGACCGTAGCGCAAAACCTGGGCTTCGGACTGCGTATGCGGCAGGTTCCCAAGACAATGATCCAGGACCAGGTCCTTGAAACGGCCCGTTTGTTGGGTATTGAGGACCTTTTAGATCGAAAACCCAGGGAACTTTCAGGTGGTCAACGGCAGCGGGTGGCCATGGGCCGGGCCCTGGTGCGGCGACCCAGGCTTTTCCTCCTTGATGAACCTCTGAGTAATCTGGATGCCCGCCTCAGGGCCAGTGTTCGCGTGGAACTAAAACAACTTCACCAGCAGATCCTAGGGACCATCACCTATGTTACCCACGATCAGGTCGAAGCCATGACTCTTGGAGATAAAGTAGTAGTTATGAAAGACGGGAAGATCATCCAGACCGGCGCTCCTGAGAATATTTACGAACATCCTGCAGACACCTTTGTTGCCACCTTTATTGGATCGCCGGAAATGAATCTGTACAAGGGAAGAATCGTAAAAAAACAAGGGCGGTTGTCTTTTAAAGGGGATGGATTCATCCTGGAACTTGTCGGCCTTCAGACGGAACTCGAGGAAGGCGAAGTGGAGATAGGCATCCGTCCGGAGGACATCAAAATCGGTCAAAAGGAGGCCATTGTCCTTGAAGCCAAGGCGGAAATGCTGAGCAACATCGGTTCGGAGAAGTATATCCACGCCCGTCTCGGTCAGAAGAATCTTACAGCACGCGCTCCAAAAGAAGTCATACTCCGGCCCGGTCAAGCCATCCCCTTAACTATTGATCCGGCCAGGTTACATATCTTCCGTGAAGGACGCTCAATCGAGAGGCATTAA